Proteins co-encoded in one Ignavibacteria bacterium genomic window:
- the tsaD gene encoding tRNA (adenosine(37)-N6)-threonylcarbamoyltransferase complex transferase subunit TsaD: protein MIVLGIESSCDETSVAILKGDEVSINLISSQHFHKLYGGVVPELSSRAHLEQIVPLTREAIAKAGIKPGDIDLVTATAGPGLIGALLVGFTFAKHFAWSINKPFVPVNHIEGHIYSGFLMKPKPEYPLLVLTVSGGHTMLTLVESDIKIRFLGATVDDAAGEAFDKVAKMTGLGYPGGPKIQQAAQLAVKKDIVFPVSQLKQPFHFSFSGLKTSVLRYVQRHFPEGSIPQEDLNEIAYGFQDSVVKALSKNMEKAIQEFKPASLSLNGGVAANSVIREAVEKLGIKYGIPAVIPAFEYCGDNAAMIAYRGKSIYEAGERFSHDSEPFPSFQSKYLFT, encoded by the coding sequence ATGATTGTTTTAGGTATAGAATCCTCATGTGACGAGACTTCGGTCGCAATATTGAAGGGCGATGAGGTAAGTATTAATCTTATCTCATCGCAACATTTTCATAAATTATACGGCGGTGTTGTTCCGGAATTGTCCAGCAGGGCTCACCTGGAGCAAATCGTACCTCTGACCAGAGAAGCGATCGCGAAAGCAGGGATAAAACCGGGCGATATTGACCTTGTGACGGCAACAGCCGGTCCCGGATTAATCGGTGCATTGCTTGTCGGTTTCACTTTTGCAAAACACTTCGCCTGGTCAATCAACAAACCATTTGTTCCGGTAAATCACATTGAAGGTCATATATATTCCGGTTTTCTTATGAAACCGAAACCCGAATATCCTCTTCTGGTTCTGACAGTATCAGGCGGTCACACGATGCTCACGCTCGTTGAGTCAGATATCAAAATCCGGTTTCTCGGGGCTACCGTGGATGACGCAGCAGGCGAAGCATTTGATAAAGTTGCGAAAATGACCGGTTTGGGATACCCTGGTGGTCCAAAAATACAACAGGCAGCTCAACTTGCCGTGAAAAAAGATATTGTATTTCCTGTTTCTCAGCTCAAGCAACCGTTTCATTTCTCATTCAGCGGACTCAAAACTTCAGTCTTAAGGTATGTTCAGAGACACTTCCCGGAAGGGAGTATCCCGCAGGAGGACTTGAATGAAATTGCTTATGGATTTCAGGATTCGGTCGTAAAGGCCCTTAGTAAAAACATGGAAAAAGCAATTCAGGAGTTCAAACCTGCATCACTAAGTTTGAATGGTGGTGTAGCTGCTAACTCTGTAATCAGAGAAGCTGTCGAAAAACTCGGTATAAAATATGGAATTCCCGCAGTTATTCCCGCGTTTGAATACTGCGGAGATAACGCAGCGATGATTGCCTACCGTGGAAAATCGATTTATGAAGCGGGTGAAAGATTTTCGCATGATTCTGAACCGTTTCCATCGTTTCAATCCAAATATCTTTTTACTTAA
- a CDS encoding proline dehydrogenase family protein, whose translation MLLINKIIVSVVKILPKSVVYFFAKRYIAGERLQDAVNLVKELNKKGILATMDVLGESITTKEEVILAKSECLAVLNTIKQNELNSNLSIKPTQLGLNIDLEFAYQQIKEIVSKAKEYGNFVRIDMEDSSCTDKTITVFKRLREEFDNVGIVLQSYLKRTYNDVVELNKINSNYRLCKGIYIEPAEIAFKDRQSVRASYVRCLEQMMKDKAYVGIATHDDYLVNEALRLKKEMDVPGNLMEFQMLLGVKEDLRDKIVREGHKVRIYVPFGKDWYKYSIRRLKENPNVAGQIFANIFKFGK comes from the coding sequence ATGTTGTTGATAAATAAAATAATTGTTTCGGTAGTTAAAATACTTCCAAAAAGTGTGGTTTACTTCTTTGCTAAACGATATATAGCCGGTGAAAGACTGCAGGATGCTGTAAATCTCGTTAAAGAATTGAATAAAAAAGGGATTCTTGCAACCATGGATGTGCTTGGAGAATCTATTACCACCAAAGAGGAGGTAATTCTCGCAAAATCCGAGTGTCTCGCCGTCTTAAATACTATTAAACAAAATGAACTCAATTCAAATCTTTCAATAAAACCAACCCAGCTTGGTTTAAACATTGATCTTGAATTTGCCTACCAGCAGATTAAAGAGATCGTATCAAAAGCCAAAGAATACGGGAATTTTGTCAGAATAGACATGGAAGATTCCTCATGTACCGATAAAACCATAACCGTTTTCAAGCGGTTAAGGGAAGAATTTGACAATGTCGGCATAGTGCTTCAGTCTTATCTTAAGAGAACTTATAACGATGTTGTGGAACTGAACAAGATAAACAGCAACTACAGGTTATGCAAAGGAATCTACATTGAGCCTGCTGAAATTGCTTTTAAAGACCGTCAGTCAGTCAGAGCCAGTTACGTTCGTTGCCTCGAGCAAATGATGAAAGACAAGGCTTATGTTGGAATTGCTACTCATGATGACTATCTCGTAAATGAAGCATTGCGTTTGAAAAAAGAAATGGATGTACCGGGAAATCTAATGGAATTTCAAATGTTACTCGGTGTCAAAGAAGACTTGAGAGACAAGATAGTGAGAGAAGGCCACAAAGTCAGAATATATGTACCGTTTGGCAAAGACTGGTATAAATACTCGATAAGAAGACTGAAAGAGAATCCAAATGTTGCAGGACAGATATTTGCAAATATTTTTAAGTTTGGAAAATGA
- a CDS encoding HAD family hydrolase, whose product MPVPVVFLDRDGTINYDPGYLNNPENVKLIEGTGSALKLLKDAGFTLLVVSNQSGIARGLITDDQVNSIHERINNLLDKYYSVHIDRFFYCPHHESFSPASECDCRKPATGLFKQAMSEYEIDIERSFMVGDSQADILAAYNFGITSILVNTGNGREHISVLQEQNKMPKFTCSNLYESAKLIIKLKSGVSAC is encoded by the coding sequence ATGCCAGTTCCGGTAGTGTTTCTTGACAGGGATGGCACAATCAATTATGATCCCGGTTATCTTAATAATCCCGAGAATGTAAAACTGATTGAGGGTACGGGTTCAGCATTAAAACTTTTGAAAGATGCTGGCTTCACTCTGCTGGTAGTCTCCAATCAGTCCGGAATAGCAAGGGGATTAATTACTGATGATCAGGTTAATTCAATCCATGAAAGAATAAATAACCTTCTTGACAAATATTATTCTGTTCATATTGACCGTTTCTTCTATTGTCCACATCATGAATCTTTCAGCCCTGCTTCAGAATGTGACTGCAGAAAGCCGGCAACCGGACTTTTTAAGCAGGCAATGAGTGAGTATGAAATTGATATTGAAAGATCATTCATGGTGGGGGATTCTCAGGCAGACATTCTTGCTGCTTACAACTTCGGTATAACTTCCATTTTGGTGAATACCGGTAACGGCAGGGAGCATATTTCTGTCTTGCAGGAACAAAATAAAATGCCAAAGTTTACATGTTCAAATCTTTATGAATCTGCAAAATTAATTATAAAATTAAAATCCGGAGTTTCCGCTTGTTGA
- a CDS encoding imidazolonepropionase, which produces MYKRIIDPAFILTLDTKGSGKKPGQTASDNGIIEGFDLLIQDDKILDFIPSGSHFASPHKKVDAKGRIVLPGFVECHTHSLFAGDRSAEFKMKLQGKSYDEIAAAGGGIASTMKAVRSSDEKFLLATLLKRLDYFISQGVTTLEIKSGYGLDFESELKMLRVIKRAASLRNIRLIPCFLGAHTVPPEFKNNRSGYIEILLHQLLPKIKEENLSNRCDAFCEASAFSPDEVEIIFSRAKDLGFELTLHSEQFNNIGGLELAVSMNALSVDHLEVLKDGQIPLLANSNTVAVLLPGVSYTLDYDYAPARKLIDSGATVALATDYNPGTSNINNIFLIMSLSARKMKMSIEEIITAYTINSAAALGISNETGSLEPGKKADIAILNLSTPDQIIYNTAQKFNGTTIRSGKIVYNKPN; this is translated from the coding sequence ATGTATAAACGAATTATTGACCCCGCTTTTATTCTGACCCTCGATACAAAGGGCTCCGGTAAAAAACCTGGACAGACAGCCTCTGACAACGGCATCATTGAAGGTTTTGATTTACTGATTCAGGATGATAAAATTCTCGATTTCATCCCCTCCGGTTCACATTTTGCTTCTCCCCACAAAAAAGTAGATGCCAAAGGGCGAATAGTTCTTCCCGGATTTGTAGAATGTCATACTCACTCACTATTTGCCGGTGATCGCTCCGCTGAATTTAAAATGAAACTTCAAGGAAAGTCGTATGATGAAATCGCCGCTGCCGGCGGTGGTATTGCAAGTACCATGAAGGCAGTAAGATCATCAGACGAGAAATTTCTGCTTGCGACTCTACTCAAAAGGTTAGACTATTTTATTTCACAGGGAGTCACAACTCTTGAAATTAAAAGCGGTTACGGACTTGACTTCGAATCAGAACTTAAAATGCTCAGGGTCATCAAACGAGCGGCAAGCCTTAGAAATATAAGATTAATCCCCTGCTTTCTTGGAGCCCATACCGTTCCACCCGAATTCAAGAACAACAGAAGCGGTTACATTGAAATTCTTCTGCATCAGTTGTTGCCCAAAATCAAAGAAGAAAATCTTTCCAACCGGTGTGATGCATTTTGTGAAGCCTCGGCTTTTTCCCCGGATGAAGTGGAAATCATATTTTCGAGAGCCAAAGATTTAGGATTTGAGCTCACCCTCCACTCAGAACAATTTAACAATATCGGGGGCCTCGAGCTCGCTGTCTCGATGAATGCCCTTAGCGTAGACCATCTGGAGGTATTGAAGGACGGACAAATTCCCCTTTTAGCAAATTCCAACACAGTCGCTGTTCTGCTTCCGGGCGTTTCATACACACTCGACTATGATTATGCACCAGCAAGAAAATTGATTGATTCCGGAGCAACCGTTGCACTTGCTACAGATTATAACCCGGGCACTTCAAATATTAACAACATTTTCCTTATTATGTCGCTCTCTGCCAGAAAAATGAAAATGTCCATAGAAGAGATTATAACTGCATACACAATCAATTCCGCTGCCGCACTCGGAATTTCCAATGAGACAGGGAGTCTCGAGCCCGGCAAAAAGGCAGATATAGCAATTCTTAATCTCTCCACTCCTGATCAGATAATTTATAATACAGCCCAAAAATTTAATGGAACAACTATTCGTTCCGGGAAAATTGTTTACAATAAACCTAACTAA
- a CDS encoding dephospho-CoA kinase, with product MQSQNKKTRIGVTGGIASGKTFATNYFRSLGYPVFYADILATQLMIRNPEIKSQIVKEFGAESYLDGRLNKEYLASRVFSFPEEIKKLNAIVHPAVIARSAELMTMALEYDDVVFYEAALVFESGMTNRFDYILLITADRDIRLKRAVARGGLSEKDVTDRMANQISEDEKIRLSHFVIVNDQTEHEFIDKLQKFVDIIEKDKTGDISSFPYFIQ from the coding sequence TTGCAATCGCAAAATAAAAAAACAAGAATTGGAGTTACCGGAGGAATTGCCTCCGGTAAAACCTTTGCAACCAACTATTTCAGGTCGCTCGGATATCCGGTTTTTTATGCAGATATCCTCGCAACGCAATTAATGATTCGTAATCCTGAAATAAAATCACAAATCGTCAAAGAGTTTGGAGCAGAATCCTATCTCGATGGCAGACTCAATAAAGAATATCTCGCCTCCCGTGTCTTTTCATTCCCCGAAGAAATTAAAAAACTCAATGCCATAGTGCATCCGGCTGTAATCGCAAGATCTGCGGAACTGATGACAATGGCCTTGGAATATGACGATGTGGTGTTTTATGAAGCCGCTTTGGTGTTTGAATCGGGAATGACCAACAGATTCGACTACATTCTTCTTATAACAGCGGACAGGGATATCCGGCTAAAAAGAGCAGTCGCAAGAGGCGGACTTTCTGAAAAAGATGTGACTGACAGGATGGCTAATCAGATTAGTGAAGATGAAAAAATCAGATTATCCCATTTTGTTATAGTCAACGATCAAACAGAACATGAATTTATCGATAAACTTCAGAAATTTGTCGACATTATTGAAAAAGATAAAACAGGTGATATTTCATCATTTCCATACTTTATCCAATGA
- a CDS encoding glycogen synthase, producing the protein MASGKKYKILFITSELFPFVKTGGLADVSASLPQELAELGHEIRIVMPRYGAIDTRKFKIHDVVRLKDFSVRLGEKDVIFSVKSSFLPNMKNRVQVYFLDNDEYFGNRKSLYIDMLTGLPYPDNDERFVLFSRGVFELVKKLGWAPDIIHANDWQTALVPAFLKTIYKEDDYFKKCKAVTTIHNFEYGGEFPIESFNTTGLSQDFNNENYIIHKDKVNFLKAGIIFSDHINTVSPGYRNDLLSSPELSNGLDEILKNKAEAFSGIINGVDKKVWNPATDKLIVKNYDIRSIDNKYVNKKNLVERFGLVYDSSVPVFSIISRLYDYKGIDLIEQCLPDLLKLNLQIVLLGTGEMKYVNKFDEYAKKYPSKFACYLGFNDELAHLIEAGSDFYLMPSKTEPCGLNQMYSLLYGTIPIVRKTGGLSDTVVDFNSSNANPTGLMFENYSGAALLEQIHRAMVLYKKKEDLITLIRNGMKTDFSWQLSAKKYVELYKNILAG; encoded by the coding sequence ATGGCTTCAGGAAAAAAATACAAAATCCTTTTTATCACATCTGAACTCTTTCCGTTTGTAAAAACGGGTGGGTTGGCAGATGTTTCCGCCTCATTACCACAAGAATTAGCTGAACTTGGTCACGAGATCAGGATAGTTATGCCCAGATATGGTGCCATAGACACACGCAAATTCAAGATACATGATGTTGTGCGTTTGAAAGATTTTAGCGTCCGACTTGGCGAGAAAGATGTCATCTTTTCGGTCAAGTCATCGTTTCTTCCAAACATGAAAAATCGTGTTCAGGTTTACTTTCTTGATAATGATGAGTACTTCGGAAACCGTAAGAGCTTATACATCGATATGCTCACGGGATTACCATATCCTGACAATGATGAAAGGTTTGTACTTTTTTCAAGAGGAGTATTTGAACTCGTTAAGAAACTGGGCTGGGCTCCCGATATTATTCATGCAAATGACTGGCAGACAGCTCTTGTTCCGGCTTTCCTGAAAACAATCTACAAAGAAGACGATTACTTTAAAAAATGCAAAGCTGTAACCACTATACACAATTTTGAATACGGTGGTGAGTTTCCTATCGAATCTTTCAACACGACCGGCTTGTCTCAGGATTTTAACAATGAAAACTATATCATCCATAAAGACAAGGTAAACTTCCTGAAGGCCGGAATCATTTTTTCTGATCACATCAACACAGTCAGCCCCGGTTACAGAAATGATTTGTTGTCTTCACCTGAACTAAGTAACGGCCTCGACGAGATTTTGAAGAACAAGGCGGAAGCTTTTAGTGGAATCATTAATGGTGTTGATAAAAAAGTCTGGAATCCAGCTACAGATAAACTTATTGTTAAGAATTACGATATCCGAAGTATCGATAACAAGTATGTAAACAAGAAGAATCTTGTTGAGCGGTTCGGGCTGGTTTACGACAGCAGTGTGCCGGTTTTCAGCATAATATCGCGACTTTATGACTATAAAGGCATAGATCTCATTGAACAGTGCCTGCCTGATCTTCTGAAACTGAATCTTCAGATTGTCCTCCTGGGAACAGGTGAGATGAAATATGTCAATAAATTTGATGAATATGCCAAGAAATATCCTTCCAAATTTGCATGTTATTTAGGCTTTAATGACGAACTTGCCCACCTTATTGAAGCCGGGTCCGACTTCTACCTCATGCCCTCAAAAACAGAACCATGTGGATTGAATCAGATGTATTCACTGCTTTACGGGACGATTCCGATTGTGAGAAAAACAGGGGGATTATCTGACACCGTCGTCGATTTCAACTCTTCAAATGCAAATCCAACCGGATTGATGTTTGAAAATTACAGTGGTGCAGCGCTATTGGAACAGATTCACAGAGCAATGGTTCTCTACAAGAAGAAAGAAGATTTGATAACTTTGATCAGAAACGGAATGAAAACCGATTTCAGTTGGCAGCTCTCTGCAAAAAAATATGTTGAACTCTATAAAAACATTTTAGCAGGTTGA
- a CDS encoding Ig-like domain-containing protein has protein sequence MARLIKYYSIVVLMAFLSGCANMQAPGGGEVDRIPPQIVSVSPENGQRMFNYKEIEFTFSEYVDKRTFKDAIFVSPSLEKGFDVKWSGKTAILKFNEELKPDITYNITIGTSVTDLNNNNNMAVAYSYIFSTGDVIDKATVSGKIYDKDPNKIFVFAYLLGTPGDSILKRKPDFVTQVGSTGEFRLSGLPKGDFRFFAVGNAFGDLIYNLNSDRIGIYNKDVTLSQNDTLREKLNFFMTKFDTIPPVLQKAVMTDINHVLLSFNEDIAISSIESANISFIDSVSNGLIKPLFVYCPGGKKSEAVVSVTGNIKKESALAVEITGVKDIFGNTASKMRMEVPISEKRDTIPVSISQIEPVDLNNIMPVFPEFTVKLDDGVDPLKVISAITVSDTSKKLVKTKISRVDDAIYKVTVEQKLEPLTEYFLKINTAELTDAAGNMRDTLLQSKFTTYNSINFTGLSGTIKGVAGKYLVELSDVEKGDRVYKTVLQPDGKFEFVDLLPGKYNLRLFEDKRGDKEYFFGLLFPFEHSAKFFVHPFVIELIPRWVTFDFKWNVD, from the coding sequence ATGGCTCGACTCATTAAATATTACTCAATAGTTGTTTTGATGGCATTCCTTTCGGGATGCGCTAACATGCAGGCACCCGGTGGCGGTGAGGTTGACAGAATTCCTCCGCAAATTGTAAGCGTGTCACCGGAAAACGGTCAGAGAATGTTTAACTACAAGGAAATCGAATTTACATTCTCTGAATATGTCGACAAACGAACCTTCAAAGATGCAATTTTCGTTTCCCCGTCACTCGAAAAAGGATTCGATGTTAAATGGTCCGGGAAAACAGCGATACTCAAGTTTAATGAGGAGTTGAAGCCGGATATTACTTACAACATTACAATCGGTACGAGTGTTACTGACCTTAACAACAATAACAACATGGCGGTTGCGTATTCGTATATTTTCTCAACCGGAGATGTGATAGATAAAGCAACTGTTTCCGGCAAGATTTATGATAAAGATCCCAATAAAATCTTTGTTTTTGCCTATCTTCTCGGTACTCCAGGTGACTCAATTTTAAAAAGAAAGCCTGATTTTGTAACACAGGTCGGTTCAACCGGTGAATTTCGCTTATCGGGCTTGCCCAAGGGAGACTTCAGGTTTTTTGCAGTCGGAAATGCCTTTGGTGATTTAATCTATAATCTCAACAGCGACCGGATTGGTATTTACAACAAGGATGTAACTCTTTCGCAGAATGATACCCTCAGGGAAAAACTGAATTTTTTCATGACAAAATTTGATACAATTCCACCTGTTTTGCAAAAAGCAGTAATGACAGATATAAACCATGTGCTCTTGAGTTTTAATGAAGATATCGCCATTTCTTCAATAGAATCTGCCAACATTTCATTCATTGATTCTGTATCAAATGGATTGATAAAACCTTTATTTGTTTACTGTCCGGGTGGTAAAAAAAGCGAGGCTGTCGTTTCTGTGACCGGAAATATCAAAAAGGAATCAGCACTTGCGGTTGAAATCACAGGTGTAAAAGATATTTTTGGTAATACGGCTTCAAAAATGAGGATGGAAGTGCCAATATCTGAAAAGAGGGACACTATTCCGGTTTCAATCTCACAGATAGAGCCTGTCGACTTGAACAACATAATGCCTGTATTTCCCGAATTTACAGTTAAATTGGATGATGGAGTGGACCCTTTAAAGGTGATATCTGCCATAACGGTCTCTGACACTTCAAAAAAACTTGTGAAAACCAAAATTTCCCGAGTTGATGATGCGATATATAAAGTAACAGTTGAACAAAAACTCGAACCTCTCACAGAATATTTCCTCAAAATAAACACTGCAGAACTGACGGATGCCGCCGGAAACATGAGGGATACACTCCTTCAGTCGAAGTTTACCACTTATAACAGCATCAACTTTACGGGACTCTCTGGGACCATTAAGGGTGTGGCCGGCAAATATTTAGTTGAATTGAGCGATGTCGAAAAAGGAGACAGGGTTTATAAAACCGTGTTACAGCCTGACGGAAAATTTGAATTTGTCGATTTATTGCCGGGGAAGTATAACCTGAGGTTGTTTGAAGATAAAAGGGGAGACAAAGAATATTTCTTTGGATTGCTCTTTCCCTTCGAGCATTCCGCAAAATTCTTTGTCCACCCTTTCGTAATTGAGTTGATTCCCCGATGGGTCACATTCGATTTCAAATGGAATGTGGACTGA
- the mltG gene encoding endolytic transglycosylase MltG — MEEKKIKFSNLLSKKQFIIVLATFLAGLLLLVYLFFMPFSSGDESIKYIVREGTSFNKVLDDLEKEGIVGNKTLAKITAFLLGADKKMKAGLYTIPKEISYTDLMSMFASNDYEKPVSLELYSGITINGIVNRAKQLKLEAADSLAILVKDSALVRSKGIEANNFEGWLFPGTIEVYRITSAREILEKLFELQEKVFTPAVMEDINKGDLSKKEIIILASIISRESRYADEMPRVSGVYHNRLKKNMKLQADPTVQYALPESKNRITGKDLKIDSPYNTYKYAGLPPGPIGNPSKEAILAAVYPEKHDFLFFVAGKEGRHIFSKTYEEHKKYAKEYHQWLDSLNITQ, encoded by the coding sequence ATGGAAGAAAAGAAGATAAAGTTTTCAAATTTGCTGAGTAAGAAGCAGTTTATCATAGTTCTTGCAACTTTTCTTGCCGGTTTGCTTCTCCTTGTGTACCTGTTTTTTATGCCTTTTTCTTCCGGTGATGAAAGTATCAAGTATATCGTCAGAGAAGGAACCTCATTCAACAAGGTTTTGGATGACCTCGAGAAAGAAGGAATTGTCGGGAACAAAACCCTCGCAAAAATTACAGCTTTTCTCCTTGGTGCAGATAAAAAGATGAAAGCCGGTCTCTACACAATTCCGAAAGAGATAAGTTACACAGATTTAATGTCGATGTTTGCATCCAACGATTATGAAAAACCGGTTTCGCTTGAACTTTATTCCGGAATTACCATAAACGGAATAGTTAACAGAGCTAAACAGCTTAAACTTGAGGCAGCTGATTCGCTCGCAATTTTGGTAAAGGATTCGGCGCTGGTACGAAGCAAGGGGATCGAAGCAAACAATTTTGAGGGGTGGCTCTTCCCCGGCACAATCGAGGTGTACAGGATCACATCAGCCCGTGAAATTTTGGAAAAACTGTTCGAACTGCAGGAAAAAGTCTTTACTCCCGCAGTTATGGAAGATATTAACAAAGGTGACCTCTCGAAAAAAGAGATTATCATCCTTGCATCCATCATCAGCAGGGAATCAAGATATGCCGATGAGATGCCAAGAGTTTCGGGTGTCTATCATAATAGGCTTAAAAAAAACATGAAACTTCAGGCAGATCCGACAGTTCAATACGCACTCCCAGAATCAAAAAACCGGATTACAGGAAAAGACCTGAAGATAGATTCACCCTATAATACATATAAATATGCCGGTTTGCCACCCGGTCCTATCGGCAATCCTTCAAAAGAAGCAATTCTCGCCGCCGTGTACCCCGAAAAACATGATTTTCTCTTTTTCGTTGCCGGTAAGGAGGGAAGACACATCTTCTCAAAAACATATGAAGAACACAAAAAATATGCAAAAGAATACCATCAATGGCTCGACTCATTAAATATTACTCAATAG
- a CDS encoding DUF1343 domain-containing protein codes for MKIKFNLLTIITLLLSVSISAQVLTGIEVLEKRNFDLLKGKKVGLITNPTGVNSKLETTIDILSNAEGVKLVALFGPEHGVRGDFSAGDKVDTYTDPKTDLPVYSLYGKTRKPTKEMLKGIDVLVFDIQDIGSRSYTYISTMGLAMEAAAEFKVKFVVLDRPNPMGGLKIEGNLAEDGYISFVSQFKIPYAHAMTVGELAKFLNEEGHLKGGKKCDLEVVPMEGWKREMTFDKTGLPWVLTSPHIPYKESAIFYTTSGIMGELGVISEGVGYTLPFQMFGAEWIDELELADKLNSKNIPGVIFRPLKFKPYYGNAKGKNLGGVQLFITDYSKVNLMSIQFLVMEANNELYPDKNPFKLAKKDRLDMFDKVCGSKNVREKFSKRMKYDDVKDYLNKDVESFRKLSSKYYLYN; via the coding sequence ATGAAAATTAAATTCAACTTACTCACTATTATCACCTTATTATTGTCAGTCAGCATTTCTGCACAGGTATTGACGGGCATAGAAGTTCTTGAAAAAAGAAACTTTGACCTGCTGAAAGGGAAAAAAGTCGGCTTGATCACCAACCCGACAGGTGTAAATTCAAAACTTGAAACAACCATCGACATTCTTTCCAACGCTGAAGGTGTGAAGCTGGTTGCACTGTTTGGACCTGAACATGGTGTCAGAGGTGACTTTTCAGCCGGTGACAAAGTGGATACTTACACCGATCCTAAAACTGATCTTCCCGTTTATTCATTGTATGGGAAAACAAGAAAACCAACCAAGGAAATGTTGAAAGGAATTGATGTGCTGGTTTTTGATATTCAGGATATTGGTTCAAGGTCATACACTTACATTTCAACCATGGGACTCGCCATGGAAGCCGCTGCAGAATTTAAAGTAAAATTTGTGGTGCTCGACAGACCCAATCCGATGGGAGGGCTTAAAATCGAAGGAAATCTTGCAGAAGACGGCTACATCTCATTTGTCAGCCAGTTCAAAATCCCATATGCTCATGCGATGACGGTTGGAGAACTTGCCAAATTTTTGAATGAAGAAGGTCACCTCAAGGGTGGTAAAAAGTGCGATCTCGAAGTGGTACCGATGGAAGGGTGGAAAAGAGAGATGACTTTCGATAAAACAGGACTGCCTTGGGTGCTTACATCACCACACATTCCATATAAAGAATCAGCAATTTTTTACACCACATCAGGAATAATGGGCGAACTGGGCGTTATTTCGGAAGGTGTCGGTTATACTCTCCCCTTCCAAATGTTTGGCGCAGAATGGATTGATGAACTTGAATTAGCCGATAAACTCAATTCTAAAAATATCCCCGGAGTCATTTTCAGACCCCTCAAATTCAAACCATACTATGGGAATGCGAAGGGAAAAAACCTCGGTGGCGTTCAACTCTTCATTACAGATTATTCAAAAGTGAATTTAATGTCGATACAGTTTCTTGTAATGGAAGCAAACAACGAATTGTATCCCGATAAAAACCCGTTCAAACTGGCAAAGAAAGACCGCCTCGATATGTTCGACAAAGTCTGCGGATCAAAGAATGTGCGGGAGAAATTCTCAAAAAGAATGAAATACGATGATGTGAAGGACTATTTAAACAAGGATGTGGAAAGTTTCAGGAAACTTTCTTCAAAATATTATCTTTACAACTAA